Proteins from one Nitrospirota bacterium genomic window:
- a CDS encoding MFS transporter produces MGIRNKRQIISWCFYDFANSSYSAVISAVVFPVFYANYIVGYGGDLWWGRAVSLSMAAVALSSPFIGGISDFGGMRKRFLFIYTLIAVISVSMFSVIEKGMVVEGFLLIVIANIGMEGGVVFYNSFLTDIAPKGYQGRVSSWGYAVGYAGSVISLVLALPLLRKGLYAEIWLLVALFFLVFSIPTFLYLPPDRKQGRLIPSASKGMKSSWRTLKNIWENRESRKFLIAYLIYEDGVNTVIVFSSIFAASTFGFNAVELIGLYLVVQVTALLGAFLMAKPIDLWGPKKVVSLSLILWSAVAVSAYFADSKQEFYLVASIAGLGLGTVQASSRAFFAQFIPQGHESEYFGVYSMVGKSSAIIGPYSFGYISTFTGSQRLAALFIAVFFLAGLMLIRMVKDGLPNVAK; encoded by the coding sequence ATGGGGATTCGGAATAAGAGGCAGATAATAAGCTGGTGTTTTTATGACTTTGCAAACTCCAGTTATTCGGCTGTTATCTCAGCAGTGGTATTCCCTGTATTTTATGCAAATTACATTGTTGGCTATGGAGGGGATTTATGGTGGGGTAGGGCGGTCTCTTTGAGCATGGCGGCTGTTGCACTCAGCTCTCCTTTTATTGGCGGGATTTCGGATTTTGGGGGGATGAGAAAGAGGTTCCTTTTCATCTATACACTTATAGCAGTGATTTCGGTTTCAATGTTTTCGGTCATTGAAAAGGGCATGGTAGTCGAGGGGTTTTTGCTCATTGTCATTGCCAACATAGGCATGGAAGGCGGTGTGGTTTTCTATAACTCCTTTCTTACAGACATAGCTCCTAAGGGGTATCAGGGTAGGGTGTCTTCATGGGGCTATGCAGTTGGCTATGCAGGCTCTGTCATTTCCCTTGTCCTTGCCCTCCCACTTCTAAGAAAAGGGCTTTATGCCGAAATCTGGCTCTTGGTGGCTTTATTTTTTTTAGTCTTTTCAATCCCTACTTTCCTTTATCTTCCTCCTGACAGAAAGCAAGGCAGGCTTATCCCTTCTGCATCAAAGGGCATGAAGTCTTCATGGAGGACATTAAAAAACATATGGGAAAACAGGGAATCGAGAAAGTTTCTCATAGCATATCTTATTTACGAAGACGGTGTGAATACGGTTATCGTGTTTTCAAGTATTTTTGCGGCAAGCACATTTGGTTTTAATGCCGTTGAGCTGATAGGGCTTTATCTTGTCGTTCAGGTAACAGCACTTTTAGGTGCATTCCTTATGGCAAAGCCAATTGATTTATGGGGGCCAAAAAAAGTGGTCTCTTTATCGTTAATCCTCTGGAGTGCTGTGGCAGTGTCAGCCTATTTTGCAGACTCAAAACAGGAATTCTATCTTGTAGCCTCGATTGCAGGCTTAGGGCTTGGAACCGTTCAGGCAAGCTCAAGGGCATTCTTTGCCCAGTTCATTCCTCAGGGACATGAATCAGAGTACTTTGGCGTTTACTCTATGGTTGGAAAGTCCTCTGCAATTATTGGACCATACTCATTTGGCTATATATCCACTTTTACAGGAAGCCAGAGACTTGCGGCATTATTTATCGCAGTGTTTTTCCTTGCAGGATTAATGCTCATCCGTATGGTCAAAGATGGATTGCCTAATGTGGCTAAGTGA